From Peromyscus eremicus chromosome 3, PerEre_H2_v1, whole genome shotgun sequence, one genomic window encodes:
- the LOC131906228 gene encoding heterogeneous nuclear ribonucleoprotein F-like — protein MMLGPEGGEGYVVKLRGLPWSCSIEDVQNFLSDCTIHDGVAGVHFIYTREGRQSGEAFVELESEDDVKLALKKDRESMGHRYIEVFKSHRTEMDWVLKHSGPNSADSANDGFVRLRGLPFGCTKEEIVQFFSGLEIVPNGITLPVDPEGKITGEAFVQFASQELAEKALGKHKERIGHRYIEVFKSSQEEVRSYSDPPLKFMSVQRPGPYDRPGTARRYIGIVKQAGLDRMRSGAYSAGYGGYEEYSGLSDGYSFTTDLFGRDLSYCLSGMYDHRYGDSEFTAQSTTGHCVHMRGLPYKATENDIYNFFSPLNPVRVHIEIGPDGRVTGEADVEFATHEEAVAAMSKDRANMQHRYIELFLNSTTGASNGAYSSQVMQGMGVSAAQATYSGLESQSVSGCYGAGYRGQNSMGGYD, from the coding sequence ATGATGCTGGGCCCTGAGGGAGGTGAAGGCTATGTGGTCAAACTCCGTGGCCTACCCTGGTCCTGCTCAATTGAGGACGTACAAAACTTCCTCTCCGACTGCACAATTCATGATGGGGTCGCAGGTGTTCATTTCATTTATACTAGAGAAGGGAGGCAGAGTGGTGAGGCTTTTGTTGAACTTGAGTCAGAAGATGATGTAAAATTGGCTCTGAAAAAAGACAGGGAAAGCATGGGACACCGATATATTGAGGTGTTCAAGTCACACAGAACCGAGATGGATTGGGTGTTGAAGCACAGTGGTCCAAACAGCGCCGACAGTGCCAATGATGGCTTTGTGAGGCTTCGGGGACTCCCGTTTGGATGCACAAAGGAAGAAATTGTTCAGTTCTTCTCAGGGTTGGAAATTGTGCCAAACGGGATCACATTACCTGTGGACCCGGAGGGCAAGATTACAGGGGAGGCCTTCGTTCAGTTTGCCTCACAAGAGTTAGCTGAGAAAGCTCTGGGGAAGCACAAGGAGAGAATAGGACACAGGTATATCGAAGTGTTCAAGAGCAGCcaggaggaagttaggtcatacTCAGATCCACCTCTGAAGTTCATGTCTGtgcagaggcctgggccctaTGACCGGCCTGGCACAGCCCGGAGGTACATTGGCATTGTGAAACAGGCAGGCTTGGATAGGATGAGGTCTGGTGCCTATAGTGCAGGCTATGGGGGCTATGAAGAATACAGTGGCCTCAGTGATGGCTATAGCTTCACcactgatctgtttgggagagaCCTCAGCTACTGTCTCTCAGGAATGTATGACCACAGATACGGAGACAGCGAGTTCACAGCGCAGAGCACCACCGGCCACTGCGTCCACATGAGAGGGCTGCCCTACAAAGCAACGGAGAACGACATTTACAACTTCTTCTCTCCACTCAACCCCGTGAGAGTTCATATTGAGATTGGTCCTGATGGAAGAGTGACGGGAGAAGCTGATGTTGAGTTTGCCACCCATGAAGAAGCAGTGGCAGCTATGTCGAAGGACAGGGCCAATATGCAGCACAGATACATAGAACTCTTCCTGAATTCAACAACAGGGGCTAGCAACGGGGCTTATAGCAGCCAGGTGATGCAGGGCATGGGAGTGTCAGCTGCCCAGGCAACTTACAGTGGCCTGGAGAGCCAGTCAGTGAGTGGCTGTTATGGGGCCGGCTACAGAGGTCAAAACAGCATGGGTGGATATGACTAG